A genomic stretch from Thalassophryne amazonica unplaced genomic scaffold, fThaAma1.1, whole genome shotgun sequence includes:
- the LOC117505952 gene encoding uncharacterized protein LOC117505952 isoform X3: MEEDVLQFLESRQIPKEDIIRMQRDKIDKAVLTIMTDEQMAKYLPSYGDRVATLSFCCQRNSSTNTDKDILLQRLKEKIGTRKMKSKTKRALTDTRNAPQTKKDMTRSGNTSAEKTTRKIEVGWLHFSSNQYHQVRTRNGGGTRHTTVEKTTVAQILEMAKGLFFPNGNSTKGPVEDFTFTICDFKRNQIPMEDTVGNIYEQTKLRLLRFYLCSKEAEVDEDGGFSSEVFSEEEALQATVHDVSDPTGDVLELRSSSDSDNEEQAVDFPVLHPISRKQRTSETVASQSPERLHHLCSTPTHTSHSSKQLQPNKGCSEGFEVLGMDETVEWDPEDHTSRESDDNVVVITLNCDQEYEAQSSQHSELLLKGLHFQLSDDLYTVQKQSAEESVQNVQQMHFSWRLNMQPRTIFNMEEESLVSEPQNECQENAHPKEERNQRFSTFTKKMSQLRVFLQTGKYSSDTDKKDHRNIRNQSKKHVWDEDIIEVFQ; the protein is encoded by the exons ATGGAGGAGGATGTCCTGCAGTTTCTAGAGTCACGACAGATCCCTAAAGAGGATATTATCCGTATGCAAAGGGACAAG ATTGATAAGGCAGTGCTGACCATTATGACGGATGAGCAAATGGCTAAATATCTCCCCTCATATGGTGATAGAGTTGCCACCCTTTCCTTTTGCTGCCAAAGAAATAGCAGCACCAACACTGACAAAGACATTCTACTTCAGAGACTGAAAGAAAAAATTGGAACACGGAAAatgaaatcaaaaacaaaaagagcACTCACTGACACACGAAATGCACCACAAACTAAAAAGGACATGACACGATCCGGGAATACCTCAGCTGAGAAGACTACCAGGAAGATTGAAGTTGGGTGGCTTCATTTTAGCAGTAACCAATATCATCAAGTGAGGACCAGAAATGGTGGTGGTACGAGACATACAACAGTGGAAAAAACAACTGTTGCCCAGATTTTGGAAATGGCAAAAGGACTATTTTTTCCAAACGGGAATTCAACGAAAGGACCTGTTGAGGACTTTACTTTCACTATCTGTGATTTTAAAAGAAACCAGATACCTATGGAGGACACTGTTGGCAACATCTATGAACAAACCAAACTGAGGCTGCTTAGATTTTATCTTTGCTCAAAAGAAGCAGAAGTGGATGAAGATGGAGGTTTTTCTTCTGAGGTTTTCAGTGAGGAAGAAGCTCTGCAGGCCACTGTACATGATGTCAGTGATCCCACTGGAGATGTGCTGGAACTGAGATCGTCATCTGATAGTGACAATGAGGAACAG GCTGTGGATTTTCCAGTACTACATCCAATTTCAAGAAAACAAAGAACATCTGAGACTGTGGCTTCTCAAAGTCCAGAGAGATTACATCATCTTTGTTCAACCCCAACACACACCAGTCACA GTTCCAAACAATTACAACCTAACAAAGGGTGTTCTGAAGGTTTTGAGGTTCTAGGAATGGATGAAACTGTGGAATGGGACCCAGAAGATCACACCAGCAGAGAAAGTGATGACAACGTAGTTGTGATCACACTGAATTGTGACCAAGAGTATGAAGCACAG AGTTCCCAGCACAGTGAATTACTGCTGAAAGGCTTACATTTCCAGCTGTCTGATGACCTGTATACCGTACAGAAGCAGTCCGCAGAGGAATCAGTCCAAAATGTACAG cagatgcatttcagctggaggttgaacatgcagcctcgca CGATCTTCAATATGGAGGAGGAATCACTTGTTTCTGAGCCTCAAAATGAATGTCAGGAAAACGCACACCCCAAAGAAGAGCGAAACCAGCGATTTTCAACATTCACGAAAAAAATGTCCCAACTGAGAGTCTTCCTACAGACTGGGAAGTACTCCAGTGATacagacaaaaaggaccatcgCAACATCAGGAACCAGTCCAAGAAGCACGTTTGGGATGAAGACA TTATCGAAGTCTTCCAGTAG
- the LOC117505952 gene encoding uncharacterized protein LOC117505952 isoform X2, protein MEEDVLQFLESRQIPKEDIIRMQRDKIDKAVLTIMTDEQMAKYLPSYGDRVATLSFCCQRNSSTNTDKDILLQRLKEKIGTRKMKSKTKRALTDTRNAPQTKKDMTRSGNTSAEKTTRKIEVGWLHFSSNQYHQVRTRNGGGTRHTTVEKTTVAQILEMAKGLFFPNGNSTKGPVEDFTFTICDFKRNQIPMEDTVGNIYEQTKLRLLRFYLCSKEAEVDEDGGFSSEVFSEEEALQATVHDVSDPTGDVLELRSSSDSDNEEQAVDFPVLHPISRKQRTSETVASQSPERLHHLCSTPTHTSHSSKQLQPNKGCSEGFEVLGMDETVEWDPEDHTSRESDDNVVVITLNCDQEYEAQSSQHSELLLKGLHFQLSDDLYTVQKQSAEESVQNVQMHFSWRLNMQPRTIFNMEEESLVSEPQNECQENAHPKEERNQRFSTFTKKMSQLRVFLQTGKYSSDTDKKDHRNIRNQSKKHVWDEDSKYISFCLLLVEWYNT, encoded by the exons ATGGAGGAGGATGTCCTGCAGTTTCTAGAGTCACGACAGATCCCTAAAGAGGATATTATCCGTATGCAAAGGGACAAG ATTGATAAGGCAGTGCTGACCATTATGACGGATGAGCAAATGGCTAAATATCTCCCCTCATATGGTGATAGAGTTGCCACCCTTTCCTTTTGCTGCCAAAGAAATAGCAGCACCAACACTGACAAAGACATTCTACTTCAGAGACTGAAAGAAAAAATTGGAACACGGAAAatgaaatcaaaaacaaaaagagcACTCACTGACACACGAAATGCACCACAAACTAAAAAGGACATGACACGATCCGGGAATACCTCAGCTGAGAAGACTACCAGGAAGATTGAAGTTGGGTGGCTTCATTTTAGCAGTAACCAATATCATCAAGTGAGGACCAGAAATGGTGGTGGTACGAGACATACAACAGTGGAAAAAACAACTGTTGCCCAGATTTTGGAAATGGCAAAAGGACTATTTTTTCCAAACGGGAATTCAACGAAAGGACCTGTTGAGGACTTTACTTTCACTATCTGTGATTTTAAAAGAAACCAGATACCTATGGAGGACACTGTTGGCAACATCTATGAACAAACCAAACTGAGGCTGCTTAGATTTTATCTTTGCTCAAAAGAAGCAGAAGTGGATGAAGATGGAGGTTTTTCTTCTGAGGTTTTCAGTGAGGAAGAAGCTCTGCAGGCCACTGTACATGATGTCAGTGATCCCACTGGAGATGTGCTGGAACTGAGATCGTCATCTGATAGTGACAATGAGGAACAG GCTGTGGATTTTCCAGTACTACATCCAATTTCAAGAAAACAAAGAACATCTGAGACTGTGGCTTCTCAAAGTCCAGAGAGATTACATCATCTTTGTTCAACCCCAACACACACCAGTCACA GTTCCAAACAATTACAACCTAACAAAGGGTGTTCTGAAGGTTTTGAGGTTCTAGGAATGGATGAAACTGTGGAATGGGACCCAGAAGATCACACCAGCAGAGAAAGTGATGACAACGTAGTTGTGATCACACTGAATTGTGACCAAGAGTATGAAGCACAG AGTTCCCAGCACAGTGAATTACTGCTGAAAGGCTTACATTTCCAGCTGTCTGATGACCTGTATACCGTACAGAAGCAGTCCGCAGAGGAATCAGTCCAAAATGTACAG atgcatttcagctggaggttgaacatgcagcctcgca CGATCTTCAATATGGAGGAGGAATCACTTGTTTCTGAGCCTCAAAATGAATGTCAGGAAAACGCACACCCCAAAGAAGAGCGAAACCAGCGATTTTCAACATTCACGAAAAAAATGTCCCAACTGAGAGTCTTCCTACAGACTGGGAAGTACTCCAGTGATacagacaaaaaggaccatcgCAACATCAGGAACCAGTCCAAGAAGCACGTTTGGGATGAAGACAGTAAGTACATATCTTTTTGTTTACTTCTTGTGGAATGGTACAATACATGA
- the LOC117505952 gene encoding uncharacterized protein LOC117505952 isoform X1 yields MEEDVLQFLESRQIPKEDIIRMQRDKIDKAVLTIMTDEQMAKYLPSYGDRVATLSFCCQRNSSTNTDKDILLQRLKEKIGTRKMKSKTKRALTDTRNAPQTKKDMTRSGNTSAEKTTRKIEVGWLHFSSNQYHQVRTRNGGGTRHTTVEKTTVAQILEMAKGLFFPNGNSTKGPVEDFTFTICDFKRNQIPMEDTVGNIYEQTKLRLLRFYLCSKEAEVDEDGGFSSEVFSEEEALQATVHDVSDPTGDVLELRSSSDSDNEEQAVDFPVLHPISRKQRTSETVASQSPERLHHLCSTPTHTSHSSKQLQPNKGCSEGFEVLGMDETVEWDPEDHTSRESDDNVVVITLNCDQEYEAQSSQHSELLLKGLHFQLSDDLYTVQKQSAEESVQNVQQMHFSWRLNMQPRTIFNMEEESLVSEPQNECQENAHPKEERNQRFSTFTKKMSQLRVFLQTGKYSSDTDKKDHRNIRNQSKKHVWDEDSKYISFCLLLVEWYNT; encoded by the exons ATGGAGGAGGATGTCCTGCAGTTTCTAGAGTCACGACAGATCCCTAAAGAGGATATTATCCGTATGCAAAGGGACAAG ATTGATAAGGCAGTGCTGACCATTATGACGGATGAGCAAATGGCTAAATATCTCCCCTCATATGGTGATAGAGTTGCCACCCTTTCCTTTTGCTGCCAAAGAAATAGCAGCACCAACACTGACAAAGACATTCTACTTCAGAGACTGAAAGAAAAAATTGGAACACGGAAAatgaaatcaaaaacaaaaagagcACTCACTGACACACGAAATGCACCACAAACTAAAAAGGACATGACACGATCCGGGAATACCTCAGCTGAGAAGACTACCAGGAAGATTGAAGTTGGGTGGCTTCATTTTAGCAGTAACCAATATCATCAAGTGAGGACCAGAAATGGTGGTGGTACGAGACATACAACAGTGGAAAAAACAACTGTTGCCCAGATTTTGGAAATGGCAAAAGGACTATTTTTTCCAAACGGGAATTCAACGAAAGGACCTGTTGAGGACTTTACTTTCACTATCTGTGATTTTAAAAGAAACCAGATACCTATGGAGGACACTGTTGGCAACATCTATGAACAAACCAAACTGAGGCTGCTTAGATTTTATCTTTGCTCAAAAGAAGCAGAAGTGGATGAAGATGGAGGTTTTTCTTCTGAGGTTTTCAGTGAGGAAGAAGCTCTGCAGGCCACTGTACATGATGTCAGTGATCCCACTGGAGATGTGCTGGAACTGAGATCGTCATCTGATAGTGACAATGAGGAACAG GCTGTGGATTTTCCAGTACTACATCCAATTTCAAGAAAACAAAGAACATCTGAGACTGTGGCTTCTCAAAGTCCAGAGAGATTACATCATCTTTGTTCAACCCCAACACACACCAGTCACA GTTCCAAACAATTACAACCTAACAAAGGGTGTTCTGAAGGTTTTGAGGTTCTAGGAATGGATGAAACTGTGGAATGGGACCCAGAAGATCACACCAGCAGAGAAAGTGATGACAACGTAGTTGTGATCACACTGAATTGTGACCAAGAGTATGAAGCACAG AGTTCCCAGCACAGTGAATTACTGCTGAAAGGCTTACATTTCCAGCTGTCTGATGACCTGTATACCGTACAGAAGCAGTCCGCAGAGGAATCAGTCCAAAATGTACAG cagatgcatttcagctggaggttgaacatgcagcctcgca CGATCTTCAATATGGAGGAGGAATCACTTGTTTCTGAGCCTCAAAATGAATGTCAGGAAAACGCACACCCCAAAGAAGAGCGAAACCAGCGATTTTCAACATTCACGAAAAAAATGTCCCAACTGAGAGTCTTCCTACAGACTGGGAAGTACTCCAGTGATacagacaaaaaggaccatcgCAACATCAGGAACCAGTCCAAGAAGCACGTTTGGGATGAAGACAGTAAGTACATATCTTTTTGTTTACTTCTTGTGGAATGGTACAATACATGA